A region of Legionella donaldsonii DNA encodes the following proteins:
- a CDS encoding CvfB family protein, which translates to MIRVGQFNKLKVIKEVAFGVYLDGGNRGEILLPNKVVPQGTRVNDVVDAFIYFDSEDKIIATTLAPRAKVGSFAFLKVVDVNRIGAFLDWGLEKDLLVPRPEQRRPMEKDKSYLVYVKQDNEGRIIASSKIDHFLDQLPAPYKPGEEVNLLIAETTPLGTKVIINDSHWGLIHSGDIFQILSYGKRLRGYIKAIREDGKIDIALRKTGQDSIQELAQRIVAQLQKKGGFLPLHDKSSPLEIQRAFSESKKSFKSAIGQLYKQGVISIESDGIRLQDKEGRQ; encoded by the coding sequence ATGATTAGAGTAGGGCAGTTTAACAAATTAAAAGTCATCAAAGAGGTCGCGTTTGGTGTTTACCTGGATGGTGGTAACCGGGGCGAAATTTTATTGCCTAATAAAGTTGTGCCTCAAGGTACCAGGGTGAATGATGTAGTAGATGCGTTTATCTATTTCGATTCGGAAGATAAGATTATTGCCACAACCTTGGCGCCCCGTGCCAAAGTAGGCAGTTTTGCTTTTTTAAAAGTAGTTGATGTTAATCGCATAGGTGCTTTTCTTGATTGGGGATTGGAGAAAGATTTATTAGTTCCTCGACCTGAACAACGTCGTCCGATGGAAAAAGATAAATCGTATCTCGTTTATGTGAAACAGGATAATGAAGGGCGTATTATTGCCAGTTCCAAAATAGATCACTTTCTGGATCAATTACCAGCTCCCTACAAGCCGGGTGAGGAAGTCAATCTACTGATTGCCGAAACCACCCCTTTAGGTACCAAGGTCATTATTAATGATAGCCACTGGGGGCTAATCCACTCCGGGGACATCTTTCAGATTTTGAGTTATGGAAAAAGACTACGCGGTTATATAAAAGCGATAAGAGAAGATGGAAAGATTGATATAGCCTTAAGAAAAACCGGCCAGGATAGCATCCAGGAATTAGCCCAGCGTATCGTGGCGCAATTACAAAAAAAGGGTGGTTTTTTACCACTGCATGATAAAAGTTCACCACTGGAAATCCAACGTGCATTTAGCGAGAGTAAAAAAAGCTTCAAGAGCGCAATAGGTCAACTCTATAAACAAGGTGTCATTAGCATCGAGTCAGATGGCATTCGTCTGCAGGATAAAGAGGGGCGTCAATAA
- a CDS encoding DUF488 family protein, with protein MPRLYTIGHSTHSLQEFIAILDVYHISHLVDVRTVPKSRHVPWFNKEDFSVSLAKEAISYTHLSKLGGLRKGFPTSINTGWRNASFRNYADYMQTKLFYEGLKELHDLIKNNAAVAIMCAEAVPWRCHRSLIADAEIIRNIKVFDIISKSSIQPHKLTDFAVVNKQTRPFQIYYPKP; from the coding sequence ATGCCTCGACTTTATACCATAGGACATTCAACTCATTCCTTGCAAGAATTCATAGCGATCCTCGATGTCTACCATATTAGTCACCTGGTTGATGTTCGTACTGTGCCAAAGTCTCGCCATGTCCCCTGGTTTAATAAGGAAGATTTTTCCGTCTCTCTGGCGAAGGAAGCAATTAGTTATACCCATTTATCCAAATTAGGGGGCTTACGGAAGGGCTTCCCTACTTCAATCAACACAGGTTGGCGGAATGCCAGTTTTCGTAATTATGCCGATTACATGCAAACCAAACTCTTTTATGAAGGACTTAAAGAATTGCATGATCTCATTAAAAATAACGCCGCAGTGGCCATCATGTGTGCTGAAGCCGTACCTTGGCGCTGCCATCGCTCACTGATTGCTGATGCAGAAATCATAAGAAACATCAAGGTGTTCGACATTATCAGTAAAAGCTCAATCCAACCGCATAAACTAACAGACTTTGCCGTAGTGAATAAACAAACCAGACCTTTCCAGATTTATTACCCTAAACCCTGA
- a CDS encoding DUF952 domain-containing protein, with protein sequence MTCVYKILTVDEWIAFEKSGHFDGSANDKKDGFIHLTFENQYPAILEKFFKGIDRVILVEIDSRLLEKDTLKVEANKPGGEQYPHLYSMMSMKAVSSHTELELPYEPRAIFQI encoded by the coding sequence ATGACTTGTGTTTATAAAATCTTAACCGTTGACGAGTGGATCGCTTTCGAGAAAAGCGGTCATTTCGATGGTTCTGCAAACGATAAGAAAGATGGATTCATCCATTTAACGTTCGAAAATCAATATCCCGCAATTCTTGAAAAATTCTTCAAGGGAATTGATAGGGTCATTTTAGTAGAGATTGACAGTAGATTATTGGAAAAAGATACTTTGAAAGTGGAAGCTAATAAACCGGGTGGCGAGCAATATCCCCATCTATACAGCATGATGTCCATGAAAGCAGTTAGCTCTCATACGGAGCTGGAACTTCCCTATGAGCCGAGAGCTATTTTTCAAATCTAA
- a CDS encoding DUF6869 domain-containing protein: MLNEYISLAEVYLEAFRKQLYDDSLVERIDKIITEPIEGISFIEALLAQANNPAELAYIAAGPLEDFFIKNYEVLGEPFNKLLRTNSKMRQALTGIWISENTKARITLDKLLDKYHLTYGSL, translated from the coding sequence ATGCTTAATGAATATATTTCCCTGGCAGAGGTCTATCTGGAGGCGTTTCGAAAGCAGCTGTATGATGATTCTTTAGTCGAAAGGATCGATAAAATAATCACTGAACCCATAGAGGGAATAAGCTTCATTGAGGCGTTGTTAGCCCAGGCAAATAATCCTGCAGAATTGGCTTATATCGCAGCAGGTCCTTTGGAAGATTTTTTTATAAAAAATTATGAGGTTCTTGGGGAGCCTTTCAATAAATTACTACGAACGAACAGCAAGATGAGGCAGGCGCTGACAGGTATTTGGATAAGTGAAAATACGAAAGCCAGAATTACCCTCGATAAATTGCTGGATAAATATCATTTAACCTATGGTTCGTTATAA
- a CDS encoding APC family permease, producing the protein MKKNLSALSLLWIAMTSMIGSGWLFGSLYSAHFAGPAAIIAWPLAGFLLLFVALAYAEIGTMFPRADTLACLPLYTHGRLTGVMISSLAWFSLAILPVIETQGVIQYASNYIPGLIIHEGMHYTNTPLGYLVALVLLMSFVLFNYFGIGLFARINAAFTVWKILIPILTVISLLTMSYHAKNFSQYGGFMPYGWQGVMAAMSSGGVLFSLLGFRQVIIMMGEIEKPGKYVPLILMSSLLVTTLLYTSLQWSFIGSVSAHDLSNGWAKLSFTGEAGPFAALAALAGMIGLSVLLYADAFVSPYSTGLVYSTTAAHMLASMDSVVYMPQVFAKKNKYQVPWVCLGVNFLLAATMSIMLHGWQEMSAFLVALLMVSYAVGPICLSCLRKQLPDYKRPFRLRCSGFIALIGFYVCTVGVYWSGFHSVRKLLVIMILGLIVSCLYCFIKKAHRDLDGKQSLWFLFYLLGLGIFSYCGNYGGKHFIPQYWDLLYLLLFSLIIFGFAVLSRKPSGYTQALVSKIR; encoded by the coding sequence ATGAAAAAAAATCTGAGTGCGCTGAGCTTATTATGGATTGCAATGACCAGCATGATTGGTTCAGGCTGGTTATTTGGTTCTTTATATTCTGCCCATTTTGCGGGTCCAGCAGCCATTATCGCTTGGCCCCTCGCTGGTTTTTTACTGCTGTTTGTTGCTTTGGCTTATGCTGAAATAGGAACGATGTTTCCTCGAGCTGATACACTGGCTTGTTTACCTTTATACACTCATGGCCGTTTAACCGGTGTGATGATCAGTAGTTTAGCGTGGTTTTCCCTGGCCATTTTACCGGTGATTGAGACTCAGGGGGTTATTCAGTACGCCAGTAATTATATTCCCGGATTAATTATTCATGAGGGTATGCATTATACCAATACACCCCTGGGTTATTTAGTGGCGTTGGTATTGCTCATGAGTTTTGTTTTATTTAATTATTTCGGGATTGGTTTATTCGCACGAATTAATGCCGCTTTTACTGTCTGGAAAATACTAATCCCAATCCTTACAGTCATTAGCTTGTTAACCATGAGTTACCATGCAAAAAATTTTTCCCAATACGGCGGTTTTATGCCCTATGGCTGGCAGGGAGTTATGGCTGCTATGTCGAGCGGGGGAGTCCTTTTTTCATTATTGGGATTTCGACAAGTTATTATTATGATGGGCGAAATTGAAAAACCAGGGAAATATGTTCCCCTCATTTTAATGAGCTCGTTATTGGTGACAACCTTGCTCTACACAAGCTTGCAATGGTCGTTTATTGGCAGTGTTAGTGCGCATGATCTAAGCAATGGATGGGCTAAGTTGTCTTTTACAGGGGAGGCTGGTCCTTTTGCTGCATTGGCTGCTCTGGCCGGGATGATAGGGCTTAGTGTTTTACTCTATGCGGATGCCTTTGTATCGCCTTACTCAACAGGTTTGGTTTATTCAACCACGGCAGCTCATATGTTGGCCAGTATGGATTCAGTCGTTTATATGCCGCAAGTTTTTGCCAAAAAAAATAAATACCAGGTACCTTGGGTGTGTTTAGGGGTGAATTTTTTATTGGCTGCTACGATGTCTATCATGTTACATGGCTGGCAAGAAATGTCGGCTTTTTTAGTAGCACTATTAATGGTTAGTTATGCTGTAGGTCCCATTTGCCTTAGCTGTTTACGTAAACAATTGCCTGACTATAAAAGACCCTTTCGTTTGCGTTGTAGTGGCTTCATTGCCTTGATTGGATTCTATGTCTGTACCGTAGGGGTTTATTGGTCTGGTTTTCATAGTGTACGAAAATTATTAGTCATTATGATTCTTGGTCTGATAGTTTCCTGTCTTTATTGTTTTATAAAAAAAGCACATCGGGATCTTGATGGGAAACAATCGCTTTGGTTTTTGTTTTATCTTCTAGGGCTGGGAATTTTTTCTTATTGCGGCAATTATGGTGGAAAACATTTCATACCCCAATATTGGGATTTATTGTATTTGTTATTATTCAGCCTAATTATTTTTGGCTTTGCTGTCTTGTCCAGGAAACCAAGTGGTTATACCCAGGCATTGGTTTCAAAAATACGTTAA
- a CDS encoding ankyrin repeat domain-containing protein, whose amino-acid sequence MFSKSLGTQGEFIQKYNEFAELINREKLNSDGVCYGLSVIYLDYAKKNELDEFFAIKRVISSLSKKDIEKLAQYYRMYYAGSSKISGDFSITCNDDEFTSSQILDFIDRVHSAQKEQNRHPFLHTSLSWEETQLISNDDSPGAFTLADALNDTDSQFMQLNDRSHACSVFKTEEGLFFFDPNIGEHTLFKTPEELQQHFYHEDDSELSWDSRFLTRLFVSGFFVLHGLSLTTIDPIVDDLLDKAKTKFKDDPDWMKDMETALISYRLGNISNKALLGTFLAFIAKKSGMPINNSKEALNQIEAVIEPAFAETSLKRIQSYLDSYFQQKDNLGKFFSSLSILTDKFSKKEKRKKIFDFAIALINVKDGTLLKSFIEYLNSHNIKFDINQKFNTSMGGLGPTESLLEIAAKLGSVSCIHSLRQCGAEIADLKKLLISAAENRQVQVLEYFAKEFDKRKWPIYGMIKYSIKKGHIDVVKFFLPEYKQLIIRMINNDREKEVGDSIAYRAIAHKRSAKILYELETLGCAIEDNFKVELFKVAVLDQPQAAANMIEYDPRVVQLSLETISPEKLIHRMTTGGAWEALWEMDLTQLSKPVINEILMHAVRCKKWECAALLMTALDTTQVPKELSTSQKGFIVDGYLKLLETKLNKQGLSARINAHISSIWEGTHALGSLFKQKESVIEVFWSPSRSSAGNQSSVTRRLSRLEDLVGKYQPPASEPIHKNKLCGDS is encoded by the coding sequence ATGTTTTCAAAAAGCCTGGGTACTCAAGGTGAGTTTATACAGAAATACAATGAGTTCGCAGAACTTATAAACAGGGAAAAACTAAATAGTGATGGGGTATGCTATGGGTTATCCGTGATTTATTTAGATTATGCAAAAAAAAATGAATTAGATGAATTTTTTGCTATCAAGAGAGTCATTTCTTCTCTTTCAAAGAAGGATATTGAAAAACTTGCACAATATTACCGAATGTATTACGCAGGCTCTAGCAAAATAAGCGGCGATTTTTCTATTACCTGTAACGACGATGAATTCACCTCTTCCCAGATTTTAGATTTTATCGATCGTGTTCATTCTGCCCAGAAAGAACAAAATCGTCATCCATTCCTTCACACTAGTTTGTCATGGGAAGAAACCCAATTAATATCCAACGATGATAGCCCAGGTGCCTTTACATTAGCAGATGCGCTCAATGATACGGATTCACAATTCATGCAACTTAACGATCGCAGCCATGCTTGTTCAGTTTTTAAAACGGAAGAGGGCTTGTTTTTCTTTGATCCTAATATTGGCGAACATACCTTATTTAAAACTCCAGAAGAGTTGCAACAACATTTTTATCATGAAGATGATTCAGAGCTCTCATGGGATTCTCGTTTTTTGACCAGACTTTTTGTTAGCGGGTTTTTTGTTTTGCATGGATTATCACTGACAACGATTGATCCTATCGTGGATGATTTACTAGATAAGGCAAAGACAAAGTTTAAAGATGATCCGGATTGGATGAAGGATATGGAAACCGCTCTAATCAGCTATAGACTAGGAAATATATCCAACAAAGCCCTGTTAGGCACTTTTTTAGCTTTTATAGCAAAGAAATCGGGTATGCCGATAAATAATAGTAAAGAGGCTTTAAATCAAATTGAAGCTGTAATTGAACCTGCTTTTGCAGAAACTAGCCTTAAAAGAATCCAAAGCTATTTGGATTCTTATTTTCAACAAAAAGACAACCTAGGTAAATTTTTTTCAAGTCTGAGTATCCTTACAGATAAGTTCAGCAAAAAAGAAAAAAGAAAAAAAATATTTGATTTCGCAATTGCTCTTATCAATGTTAAGGATGGCACTCTATTAAAATCTTTTATTGAATATCTAAATAGCCACAATATTAAATTTGACATAAACCAAAAATTTAATACCTCAATGGGCGGATTGGGCCCAACAGAGAGTCTTCTGGAAATTGCTGCAAAATTAGGAAGCGTTAGTTGTATTCACAGCTTAAGGCAATGTGGTGCTGAGATAGCGGATTTAAAAAAGTTATTAATATCGGCAGCAGAAAATCGTCAAGTTCAAGTTTTGGAATATTTTGCAAAAGAGTTTGATAAACGAAAATGGCCTATTTATGGCATGATTAAGTATTCAATAAAAAAAGGCCATATTGATGTTGTTAAGTTTTTTTTGCCAGAATATAAACAATTAATAATAAGGATGATTAATAATGACAGAGAAAAAGAAGTAGGAGACAGCATTGCCTACCGTGCGATAGCACATAAAAGGAGCGCTAAAATATTGTACGAGCTTGAGACTCTGGGATGCGCTATAGAAGATAATTTCAAGGTTGAATTATTTAAGGTTGCTGTTTTAGATCAACCTCAAGCCGCGGCTAATATGATTGAGTATGATCCTAGAGTTGTGCAACTTTCTTTAGAGACAATTAGTCCCGAAAAGTTAATTCATCGTATGACAACAGGCGGAGCATGGGAGGCTTTATGGGAAATGGATTTAACTCAACTAAGCAAACCAGTAATTAATGAAATTTTAATGCATGCTGTACGATGCAAAAAATGGGAATGCGCGGCTCTGCTAATGACTGCTCTTGATACAACGCAGGTACCTAAAGAATTATCTACCAGTCAAAAAGGGTTTATAGTTGATGGCTATTTAAAACTTCTTGAGACAAAACTTAATAAACAAGGCTTATCTGCTAGAATAAATGCCCATATTAGCTCTATTTGGGAAGGAACCCATGCATTAGGTTCATTGTTTAAACAAAAAGAAAGTGTGATCGAAGTATTTTGGAGTCCGAGTAGGAGCAGCGCAGGAAATCAAAGTAGTGTGACACGTAGACTTAGTCGCCTGGAAGACTTAGTAGGGAAGTACCAGCCACCCGCTTCTGAACCTATCCACAAAAACAAATTATGCGGCGATTCTTGA
- a CDS encoding GCG_CRPN prefix-to-repeats domain-containing protein: protein MSTHSIPFSRLVGAVVTGTILSLALLYTSSASAANGCGFGYHMTAFGRCVPNSPGPNATPAPGRPDCWYNGAGQLRCWR from the coding sequence ATGAGTACGCATTCTATACCTTTTTCAAGGTTAGTAGGTGCAGTAGTAACAGGAACCATATTATCTTTGGCATTATTATATACATCAAGTGCTAGTGCGGCTAATGGATGTGGGTTTGGCTATCACATGACCGCTTTTGGTCGGTGTGTACCCAATAGTCCTGGTCCCAATGCAACTCCCGCGCCTGGACGCCCAGACTGTTGGTACAATGGTGCTGGTCAATTGCGTTGTTGGAGGTAA
- a CDS encoding class I SAM-dependent DNA methyltransferase, whose product MQIERLYNKVAKTYNQDISGKVLNEAKQRAVDLALAQNRSFNSILALGMGDGTDILPYVEHYPNANLHGLDISEKMLERAKGILNCTTYHGDISKASTIIKKQDFDFILAHFVSAYVPLSSILGECRKLIAKGGLVSIVTNTMASFPVARSLLPILEESSHPFNKLIAYHIKKTLKKVYVPQDLNHLESMIEDSGFKLKTLEEKNIQISLKTEKDVFDFFIHGGWFVSGFMHPLLPHKLMSRVCQQLIHKNFSMPYEDSMKIAFAIVE is encoded by the coding sequence ATGCAAATAGAACGCTTATATAACAAGGTAGCCAAGACTTATAATCAAGATATCAGTGGCAAGGTTCTTAATGAAGCGAAACAGAGAGCCGTTGATTTGGCGCTTGCACAAAATCGTTCATTCAATTCAATCCTTGCGCTGGGAATGGGTGATGGTACTGATATACTTCCTTATGTAGAACATTACCCTAACGCCAATTTACATGGCCTCGATATCTCTGAAAAAATGTTGGAAAGGGCAAAAGGGATCCTCAATTGCACAACTTATCATGGCGATATTAGCAAGGCATCCACGATTATCAAAAAACAGGATTTTGATTTTATTCTGGCCCATTTTGTGTCTGCTTATGTTCCCCTTTCGTCGATTCTTGGCGAGTGTAGAAAATTAATTGCCAAGGGCGGATTAGTTTCAATTGTGACCAATACCATGGCATCGTTCCCAGTTGCCCGATCTTTATTGCCTATACTCGAGGAGTCTTCACATCCTTTTAACAAACTGATTGCCTATCATATCAAGAAGACTCTAAAGAAAGTGTATGTTCCGCAAGATTTAAACCATTTAGAGAGTATGATTGAGGACAGTGGGTTCAAGCTTAAAACTCTGGAAGAAAAAAATATTCAAATTTCTCTTAAAACAGAAAAAGATGTCTTTGATTTTTTTATCCATGGTGGTTGGTTCGTCAGTGGTTTTATGCATCCACTCTTACCCCATAAGCTCATGAGTAGAGTTTGTCAGCAACTCATCCATAAAAATTTCTCCATGCCTTATGAAGACAGTATGAAGATTGCCTTTGCTATTGTTGAATAA
- a CDS encoding shikimate kinase, with protein sequence MNPPKRIFIIGHAGAGKGVLAQALADKLGWRFIDADFGLAPSVGRNLADILGSTGEETFHHCLTDILTYQQHQEYIVVTTDDSIVCSKTNRELLAAEFTVYLKVSISVQLERISHHRPLLPNPDYKAFLNKLRQERDHLYEEAAAFSLSADSGSLDEHVLNVINAMKK encoded by the coding sequence ATGAATCCACCCAAGCGCATTTTTATTATCGGCCATGCAGGTGCCGGAAAAGGTGTTTTGGCACAGGCTCTGGCTGATAAACTGGGTTGGCGATTTATCGATGCGGATTTTGGATTAGCACCCTCTGTTGGCCGTAATCTGGCTGATATTCTTGGTAGCACAGGAGAAGAAACGTTTCATCATTGTCTGACAGATATTCTGACCTATCAACAACATCAGGAATATATTGTTGTAACCACCGATGATAGTATTGTTTGTAGTAAGACAAATCGAGAATTACTGGCTGCCGAGTTTACTGTTTATCTGAAAGTAAGTATTTCCGTGCAACTTGAAAGAATTTCCCATCATCGTCCGCTTTTGCCGAATCCAGATTACAAAGCCTTTTTGAACAAGCTTCGCCAGGAGCGAGATCATCTCTATGAAGAAGCCGCTGCTTTTTCCTTAAGCGCTGATAGCGGCTCGCTAGATGAGCATGTGTTGAATGTTATCAACGCTATGAAAAAATAA
- a CDS encoding class I SAM-dependent methyltransferase has protein sequence MKEVDELINAIIEALQPINKDEPFLHQLVDDSTGLTISSIRSSTHPKIKKIDLFTVPDRHKSPLKPLGTVVQITGKDNVVALFKVTPEVLEKLKPLLIRARVYPESAFLRPRVPALTISEFDNLQIYDEKTHKDYEVIRQSIAKAVAAFMQEKSNMEVMLVDVGTGLGDCLVLTAKMVQSIPKNIIAIGIDPNDKSIETAQKKFSGYQFILAEARFLEKIIREADQQNSKNFLVAVTASGSLTRLVLNNTLEALNVFQQAYRVADIMVLGGENEILITRKIAKKIGWHAQYQPSQLEGGNLVYVLTKEEFPIPKVKDGHLNLSLHGNPLLVLSHYPDLAKITSLDLGLAYLKEGEVAQLLQLMPQLKKIQISGLETWKGELENSIKTHGLEITIFVDSKAYADTELDPKQWELKKFTSKFYKQHAGMLTFFNKAIASLEKEADAAEYKPDKHESPQDYLARIEIRANKGDDIASYVLAKKLSEEITNFQNLQKSFKYWSVLYEKGYPVLFELEKVHHLIEKANPLQDLYAKLNEAFSKFKPNG, from the coding sequence ATGAAAGAGGTTGATGAGCTTATCAACGCTATAATTGAAGCCCTGCAACCTATCAATAAGGATGAGCCTTTTTTACATCAATTAGTCGATGATAGTACGGGGCTCACTATCTCTTCGATTAGATCATCAACTCATCCAAAAATTAAGAAAATTGATCTTTTTACTGTCCCTGACAGGCATAAATCCCCGCTCAAACCGCTTGGTACTGTAGTACAAATTACAGGAAAAGATAATGTTGTTGCTTTATTCAAGGTTACACCCGAAGTCTTAGAAAAATTAAAGCCATTATTGATACGGGCAAGGGTTTATCCTGAGTCTGCTTTTTTACGTCCCAGAGTACCTGCATTAACCATTTCAGAGTTTGATAATTTGCAAATCTACGATGAAAAAACACATAAAGATTATGAAGTTATCCGACAGTCTATTGCTAAGGCTGTGGCAGCTTTCATGCAGGAAAAATCCAATATGGAGGTTATGTTGGTGGATGTTGGAACGGGATTGGGAGACTGTCTGGTGTTAACTGCAAAAATGGTGCAATCAATTCCTAAAAATATTATTGCGATAGGTATCGATCCCAATGATAAGAGCATAGAGACAGCGCAAAAAAAATTTTCTGGCTATCAGTTTATTCTTGCTGAAGCTCGCTTTTTAGAAAAGATAATTAGAGAAGCAGATCAGCAAAATTCGAAGAATTTTTTAGTTGCTGTAACTGCTAGTGGTTCGCTTACACGTCTAGTGCTCAATAATACCCTGGAAGCATTGAATGTTTTTCAACAAGCCTATCGTGTAGCTGATATTATGGTTCTAGGTGGAGAGAATGAGATACTAATTACCCGTAAGATTGCCAAAAAAATTGGGTGGCATGCTCAATATCAGCCTAGTCAATTAGAAGGCGGAAATTTAGTTTATGTACTAACGAAAGAAGAGTTTCCTATTCCCAAAGTAAAGGATGGTCATCTTAATTTATCTTTACATGGGAATCCTCTTTTAGTGTTAAGTCATTACCCTGATCTGGCAAAAATTACCAGTCTTGATCTTGGTTTGGCTTATCTGAAGGAAGGAGAGGTTGCTCAATTACTTCAATTGATGCCTCAACTTAAAAAAATACAAATTTCAGGATTGGAAACATGGAAGGGGGAATTAGAAAACAGCATCAAAACCCATGGTCTTGAAATAACTATTTTCGTTGATTCGAAGGCCTATGCTGATACCGAATTAGATCCTAAACAGTGGGAATTAAAAAAATTCACTTCAAAATTTTATAAGCAACATGCGGGAATGCTTACCTTTTTTAATAAGGCTATTGCCAGTTTAGAAAAAGAAGCTGATGCGGCAGAATATAAGCCTGATAAGCATGAATCACCTCAAGACTATCTTGCACGCATAGAAATTCGAGCTAATAAAGGGGATGATATAGCAAGTTATGTACTGGCAAAAAAACTGTCAGAAGAGATAACAAATTTTCAAAATTTGCAAAAAAGTTTTAAATATTGGTCTGTCTTATATGAAAAAGGATATCCTGTTCTGTTTGAACTTGAGAAAGTTCACCATCTTATAGAGAAGGCGAATCCATTGCAGGATCTTTATGCGAAACTAAATGAGGCATTTTCTAAATTTAAGCCAAATGGCTGA
- a CDS encoding DUF2197 domain-containing protein, translated as MKFFCKKCGIPVTPKIEIVKQLSNSPIQIYFCSQCNERLLELGARPNLWSGIWELALFDLLRVIYFEIKRFLCRSKSK; from the coding sequence ATGAAATTTTTTTGTAAGAAATGTGGTATTCCTGTGACTCCAAAAATAGAAATAGTCAAGCAGTTGAGTAACTCACCTATTCAAATTTACTTTTGCAGTCAATGTAATGAACGACTATTGGAGTTAGGGGCGCGTCCTAATTTGTGGAGTGGAATTTGGGAACTTGCTCTGTTTGATTTATTGCGAGTCATTTATTTTGAAATCAAGCGATTCCTGTGTCGTTCGAAGTCTAAATAA
- a CDS encoding pyridoxamine 5'-phosphate oxidase family protein, giving the protein MPFNLMADWLAQEAKAGSVCPDRAVLSTVNSAGIPHSRVVAIKAIESERESVLFFTPRGTRKFIELIEKPQVSITFWFAMQQRQIILEGIAKPLPLQENEIYWRALPRERQLRFSTYAPTSGKAINSLVELDKKLALLKQQYHDVPSLPMSEFYCGFRVFPDTLYFYTLGSESFSEMISYVKNTSGWSQQLLSP; this is encoded by the coding sequence ATGCCTTTTAATCTTATGGCTGATTGGTTAGCACAGGAAGCTAAAGCCGGCTCAGTATGTCCTGACAGAGCCGTTTTATCCACGGTAAATTCAGCCGGTATTCCGCATAGTCGTGTGGTAGCAATTAAAGCGATTGAGAGTGAGAGAGAGAGCGTTTTATTTTTCACACCGCGAGGAACAAGAAAGTTTATCGAGTTAATCGAGAAGCCACAGGTTTCAATAACGTTCTGGTTTGCAATGCAGCAACGACAGATTATCCTGGAAGGAATTGCCAAGCCGCTTCCTTTACAAGAAAACGAAATTTATTGGCGAGCTCTCCCACGCGAACGCCAATTACGTTTTTCTACCTATGCGCCTACCTCAGGGAAGGCTATCAATTCCCTTGTTGAGTTAGACAAAAAGCTTGCGTTACTTAAACAACAATATCACGATGTCCCATCGCTTCCCATGAGTGAATTTTATTGCGGATTTCGCGTGTTCCCTGACACGCTGTATTTTTATACCTTAGGCTCAGAATCCTTTTCTGAAATGATAAGCTATGTGAAAAATACAAGTGGTTGGAGCCAACAATTGCTTTCACCTTAG
- a CDS encoding DMT family protein encodes MKTIFLLIGSNIFMTFAWYGHLKNLNNKPLYLAILVSWAIAFFEYTLQVPANRLGYKEFNLGQLKILQEIITMSVFVVFAYFYMNKPVGVNFLYASLCMVGAAYFIFKN; translated from the coding sequence ATGAAGACTATCTTTTTACTGATTGGTTCCAATATCTTTATGACGTTTGCCTGGTATGGCCACTTAAAAAATCTTAATAACAAACCGTTATATCTGGCTATTTTAGTAAGCTGGGCTATCGCATTTTTTGAGTATACCTTGCAAGTACCTGCGAATCGCTTGGGCTATAAAGAATTCAATTTAGGGCAACTGAAAATATTACAAGAAATTATTACAATGAGCGTCTTTGTAGTTTTTGCCTATTTCTATATGAATAAACCGGTGGGAGTTAATTTTCTGTATGCAAGCCTATGTATGGTAGGAGCTGCCTATTTTATTTTTAAAAATTAA